One genomic window of bacterium includes the following:
- a CDS encoding DUF6504 family protein, translating into MTHQRLSENVKVYAIYNETGDPKFPHDKLRPFMFIWRNREYRVQNITYVWRETQGQAEVYHFTVSDGANVFELAYNAKALDWTITGTYAE; encoded by the coding sequence ATGACGCATCAACGCCTAAGTGAGAATGTTAAGGTCTATGCGATATACAACGAGACTGGCGACCCGAAGTTCCCACATGACAAACTCCGGCCGTTCATGTTCATCTGGCGTAACCGGGAGTACCGGGTTCAGAACATCACCTATGTCTGGCGCGAAACTCAGGGCCAAGCCGAGGTCTACCATTTCACGGTTTCCGACGGCGCGAATGTATTCGAACTCGCCTACAACGCGAAGGCGCTGGACTGGACGATAACCGGGACGTACGCAGAGTGA
- the lexA gene encoding transcriptional repressor LexA, with protein MFTRDKDRRSRILEFVRTYANEHGCAPSIREIGMAVGIRSTKAVKYHLDILVNEGLLKRTPRQARGLSTAHQPDSLPLIGRIAAGSPLLAIENVEAQVSLSRFRDCFLLRVKGESMKDVGIMDNDMVVVRPQTAAENGEIVAALLGSEATIKRLQQRPGQVVLEPENPEFEPIIVGPDRQDFRIIGVVVGLLRNYR; from the coding sequence GTTTACCAGAGATAAGGACCGCAGAAGTCGGATTCTGGAGTTTGTTCGGACCTACGCCAATGAGCATGGTTGTGCTCCGAGCATCAGGGAAATCGGTATGGCGGTTGGAATCAGAAGCACAAAGGCGGTGAAATATCATCTCGACATACTCGTAAACGAAGGCTTACTCAAGCGTACCCCCAGGCAGGCCCGCGGTCTTTCGACCGCGCACCAGCCTGACTCACTGCCGCTGATCGGCCGGATTGCCGCCGGCTCTCCTCTGCTCGCAATTGAGAACGTCGAGGCCCAGGTCTCGCTCAGTCGGTTCCGCGATTGCTTCCTGCTCAGAGTAAAGGGCGAAAGCATGAAGGACGTCGGTATCATGGACAACGACATGGTGGTTGTCCGACCGCAGACTGCCGCGGAGAACGGCGAGATCGTTGCCGCTCTCCTCGGCAGCGAGGCTACAATCAAACGCCTCCAGCAGCGTCCGGGCCAGGTTGTGCTCGAGCCGGAGAATCCTGAGTTCGAGCCGATTATCGTCGGCCCGGACCGGCAGGACTTCCGGATAATCGGCGTGGTCGTCGGCCTGCTCCGCAACTATCGTTAA